A single genomic interval of Theropithecus gelada isolate Dixy chromosome 16, Tgel_1.0, whole genome shotgun sequence harbors:
- the KIAA0100 gene encoding protein KIAA0100 homolog isoform X5, which produces MGKDGLLLSQSRQRIVCLSSLKASVQVTTIDLSASLVLNTCIIHYRHQEFSHWLHLLALETQGSSSPVLKQRKKRTFPQILAPIIFSTSISNVNISIQLGDTPPFALGFNSVSLDYQHLRPQSIHQRGVLTVDHLCWRVGSDSHIQRAPHPPNMHVWGEALVLDSFTLQGSYNQPLGLSSTQSDTLFLDCTIRGLQVEASDTCAQCLSRILSLMGPQSGKSAVSRHSSFGESVSLLWKVDLKVEDMNLFTLSALVGASEVRLDTLTILGSAETSTVGIQGLVLALVKSVTEKMQPCCKAPDIPTPVLSLSMISITYHSSIRSLEVQCGAGLTLLWSPPDHMYLYQHILATLQCRDLLRATVFPETVPSLALETSGTISELEGRAPEPLPPKRLLNLTLEVSTAKLTAFVAEDKFITLAAENVSLSRHGGSLQAYCPELAAGFDGNSIFNFKEVEVQLLPELEEMILHRNPFPALQTLRNRVWLLSLGSVSVEFPYQYDFSRTLDEAVGVQKWLKGLHRGTHAWASSGPVPLPPDLLLKVQHFSWVFLDDIFEVKLHDNYELMKDESKESAKRLQLLDAKVAALRKQHGELLPARKIEELYASLERKNIEIYIQRSRRLYGNTPMRRALLTWSLAGLELVALADASFHGPEHVVEQVQELDPGSPFPPEGVDLVIQWCRMLKCNVKTFLVRIRDYPRYLFEIRDWRLMGRLVGTEQSGQPCSRRRQILHLGLPWGNVAVERNMPPLKFYHDFHSEIFQYTVVWGPCWDPAWTLIGQCVDLLTKPSADPSPPLPWWDKSRLLFHGDWHMDIEQANLHQLATEDPYNTTENMHWEWSHLSFHWKPGQFVFKGDLDINVRTASKYDDCCFLHLPDLCMTLDLQWLCHGNPHDHHSVTLRAPEFLPEVPLGQLHDSYRAFRSENLNLSIKMDLTRHSGTISQPRILLYSSTLRWMQNFWATWTSVTRPICRGKLFNNLKPSKKKLGQHYKQLSYTALFPQLQVHYWASFAQQRGIQIECSQGHVFTRGTQRLIPQAGTVMRRLISDWSVTQMVSDLSQVTVHLMASPTEENADHCLDPLVTKTHLLSLSSLTYQRHSNRTAEEELSTRDGDPTFHTHQLHLVDLRISWTTTNRDIAFGLYDGYKKAAVLKRNLSTEALKGLKIDPQMPAKKPKRGVPSSASAPPRANTPSFSGRPDKGSSGGAYMLQKLIEETDRFVVFTEEESGMSDQLCGIAACQTDDIYNRNCLIELVNCQMVLRGAETEGCVIVSAAKAQLLQCQHHPAWYGDTLKQKTSWTCLLDGMQYFATTESSPTEQDGRQLWLEVKNIEEHRQRSLDSVQELMESGQAVGGMVTTTTDWNQPAEAQQAQQVQRIISRCSCRMYYISYSHDIDPELATQIKPPEVLENQEKEDLLKKQEGAVDTFTLIHHELEISTNPAQYAMILDIVNNLLLHVEPKRKEHSEKKQRVRFQLEISSNPEEQRSSILHLQEAVRQHVAQIRQLEKQMYSIMKSLQDDSKNENLLDLNQKLQLQLNQEKANLQLESEELNILIRCFKDFQLQRANKMELRKQQEDVSVVRRTEFYFAQARWRLTEEDGQLGIAELELQRFLYSKVNKSDDTAEHLLELGWFTMNNLLPNAVYKVVLRPQSSCQSGRQLALRLFSKVRPPVGGISVKEHFEVNVVPLTIQLTHQFFHRMMGFFFPGRSVEDDEVGDEEDKSKLVTTGIPVVKPRQLIATDDAVPLGPGKGVAQGLTRSSGVRRSFRKSPEHPVDDIDKMKERAAMNNSFIYIKIPQVPLCVSYKGEKNSVDWGDLNLVLPCLEYHNNTWTWLDFAMAVKRDSRKALVAQVIKEKLRLKPATGSEVRGKLETKSDLNMQQQEEEEKARLLIGLSVGDKNPGKKSIFGRRK; this is translated from the exons ATGGGAAAAG ATGGGTTGTTGCTGTCCCAGAGTCGCCAGCGCATTGTCTGCCTCAGCTCCCTCAAGGCTAGTGTGCAG GTGACCACCATTgacctctcagcctccctagttctGAACACTTGCATCATTCACTACCGGCACCAGGAATTCTCTCACTGGCTGCACCTGCTAGCACTGGAAACCCAAGGGTCTAGTTCACCTGTTcttaagcaaaggaaaaaaag AACCTTCCCCCAAATCCTGGCTCCCATCATCTTTAGCACCTCCATCTCCAATGTCAACATTTCCATTCAACTTGGAGATACACCGCCTTTTGCCTTGGGATTCAATTCTGTCTCTCTGG ATTACCAGCACCTCAGGCCACAAAGCATCCATCAGCGGGGTGTCCTGACTGTAGACCACCTCTGCTGGCGTGTGGGCAGTGACTCCCACATTCAGCGGGCACCACACCCACCCAATATGCATGTTTGGGGTGAGGCGCTTGTTCTGGACTCCTTCACGCTACAG GGTAGCTATAACCAGCCTCTGGGCCTGTCCAGCACCCAGTCAGATACCCTCTTTCTTGATTGTACCATTCGAGGACTTCAGGTGGAAGCATCAGATACCTGTGCTCAGTGTCTGTCTCGTATCTTATCCCTGATGGGTCCACAATCTGGGAAGTCAGCTGTCTCTAGGCACTCTTCATTTGGGGAATCTGTGTCATTACTGTGGAAAGTGGACTTGAAGGTCGAAGACATGAATTTGTTCACCCTTTCTGCCTTGGTTG GTGCTTCAGAGGTACGACTGGACACCCTGACTATCCTGGGCAGTGCAGAGACCTCCACTGTGGGAATTCAAGGACTTGTGTTAGCGCTGGTGAAATCAGTCACAGAAAAGATGCAACCCTGTTGCAAGGCCCCTGACATCCCTACCCCAGTGCTCAGCCTTTCCATGATCTCCATCACCTATCACAGCAGCATCCGCTCTCTGGAG GTTCAGTGTGGTGCAGGGCTGACCTTACTTTGGAGTCCCCCAGATCACATGTACCTGTACCAGCATATCCTGGCCACTCTACAGTGCCGAGACCTACTAAGAGCCACTGTGTTTCCTGAGACTGTACCATCCCTTGCACTAGAGACTTCAGGAACCATTTCTGAGCTAGAAGGCCGTGCCCCTGAACCATTACCCCCAAAGCGGCTGCTAAACCTAACCCTGGAGGTGAGCACAGCCAAACTCACAGCTTTTGTAGCTGAGGATAAGTTCATTACCCTGGCTGCAGAGAATGTGTCACTGAGCCGGCATGGAGGTTCCTTGCAGGCATACTGTCCTGAGCTGGCAGCTGGCTTTGATGGCAATAGTATCTTCAACTtcaaggaggtggaggtgcagcTGCTGCCTGAGCTGGAAGAGATGATCCTCCACCGGAACCCCTTCCCTGCGCTGCAGACCCTCCGGAACCGTGTTTGGCTTCTCTCCCTCGGCTCAGTCTCAGTGGAGTTTCCTTATCAGTATGACTTTTCTCGAACTCTAGATGAGGCTGTGGGAGTTCAGAAGTGGCTGAAGGGACTGCATCGAGGGACTCATGCTTGGGCCTCTTCAGGCCCTGTCCCGCTCCCACCTGATCTACTCTTAAAGGTTCAGCACTTCTCATGGGTTTTCTTGGATGATATTTTTGAGGTGAAACTTCATGATAACTATGAGCTGATGAAGGATGAAAGTAAGGAGAGTGCCAAAAGACTGCAGCTACTGGATGCCAAAGTGGCCGCCCTTCGGAAGCAGCATGGGGAGTTATTGCCTGCCCGCAAAATTGAGGAGCTCTATGCCTCTTTGGAACGCAAAAACATTGAAATCTACATCCAGCGTTCCCGTCGTCTCTATGGCAACACACCCATGCGCCGGGCACTGCTCACTTGGAGCTTAGCAGGGCTAGAGCTGGTAGCTCTGGCAGATGCCTCTTTCCACGGTCCTGAGCATGTGGTAGAACAGGTTCAAGAGCTTGATCCAGGCAGCCCTTTTCCCCCTGAGGGAGTAGATCTTGTCATTCAGTGGTGTCGAATGCTCAAGTGCAATGTCAAGACCTTTCTGG TTCGGATCAGAGACTATCCACGGTACCTGTTTGAGATCCGTGACTGGCGGCTGATGGGTCGACTTGTGGGCACCGAGCAGAGTGGTCAGCCTTGCTCCCGTCGGCGTCAGATCTTGCACTTGGGGCTTCCGTGGGGTAACGTGGCAGTGGAGAGGAACATGCCGCCACTCAAATTCTACCATGACTTCCACT CGGAAATATTCCAGTACACAGTGGTATGGGGCCCATGCTGGGATCCAGCCTGGACACTGATTGGCCAGTGTGTGGACCTCTTGACCAAGCCCTCAGCTGACCCCAGCCCACCTTTGCCCTGGTGGGACAAGAGCCGTCTTTTGTTCCATGGAGACTGGCACATGGACATTGAACAGGCGAACCTGCACCAGCTGGCCACTGAG GATCCATACAACACAACTGAAAATATGCACTGGGAGTGGAGCCACCTGTCTTTTCATTGGAAACCTGGTCAGTTTGTGTTCAAGGGTGACTTGGATATCAACGTGAGAACAGCCTCTAA GTATGACGACTGCTGCTTCCTTCACCTGCCTGACCTCTGCATGACACTGGACCTGCAGTGGCTGTGCCATGGGAACCCCCATGATCACCATAGTGTCACTCTGCGGGCCCCAGAGTTCCTGCCTGAGGTGCCCTTGGGCCAGCTTCATGACTCCTACCGGGCCTTTCGCTCGGAGAACCTCAATCTCTCCATCAAGATGGATCTGACTCGGCACAGTGGAA CAATATCCCAACCCCGAATTCTGCTATATAGTAGTACCCTGCGCTGGATGCAGAACTTCTGGGCAACTTGGACTAGTGTCACAAGGCCTATCTGCAGGGGAAAGCTCTTCAATAACCTGAAACCCAGCAAGAAGAAACTTGGTCAGCACTACAAGCAACTTTCCTATACAGCCCTCTTTCCCCAGCTGCAG GTACATTATTGGGCCTCATTTGCCCAGCAACGGGGCATCCAGATTGAGTGCAGTCAGGGCCATGTCTTTACTCGAGGGACTCAGCGGCTTATACCTCAAG CAGGCACAGTAATGCGGCGCCTTATCTCTGATTGGAGTGTTACCCAGATGGTGAGTGACCTAAGTCAGGTGACCGTTCACCTGATGGCCTCACCCACTGAAGAGAATGCTGATCACTGTCTTGATCCTTTGGTAACAAAGACCCACCTGCTGAGCTTATCCTCCCTCACCTACCAACGGCATAGCAATCGCACAGCTGAGGAG GAGCTCTCTACTCGTGATGGGGATCCTACCTTTCATACACATCAGCTGCACTTAGTAGATTTACGGATTTCCTGGACAACTACTAATCGAGACATTGCCTTTGGATTATATGATGGCTACAAAAAGGCAGCTGTACTCAAACGTAATCTCTCTACGGAGGCCCTGAAGGGGTTAAAGATTGATCCACAGATGCCAGCCAAAAAGCCAAAGCGGGGTGTCCCAAGTAGTGCCTCAGCCCCACCTCGTGCTAACACTCCCAGCTTCAGTGGACGGCCTGATAAGGGGTCATCAGGAG GTGCTTACATGTTGCAGAAACTAATTGAAGAGACAGACAGGTTTGTAGTGTTCACAGAAGAGGAATCAGGCATGAGTGACCAGTTGTGTGGCATTGCTGCCTGCCAGACGGATGACATATACAACCGAAACTGCCTTATTGAACTGGTCAACTGTCAG ATGGTTCTTCGTGGAGCAGAGACAGAAGGCTGTGTCATTGTGTCAGCTGCCAAAGCCCAACTGCTGCAGTGCCAGCACCATCCAGCCTGGTATGGTGATACATTGAAGCAAAAGACATCCTGGACTTGCCTCTTGGATGGCATGCAGTACTTTGCCACCACTGAGAGCAGCCCCACGGAGCAGGATGGCCGACAGCTCTGGTTAGAG GTGAAGAATATCGAGGAGCACCGGCAGCGTAGTTTGGACTCTGTGCAGGAGCTGATGGAGAGTGGGCAGGCAGTGGGCGGCATGGTTACCACAACCACAG ATTGGAACCAGCCAGCTGAAGCACAACAAGCCCAGCAAGTCCAGCGGATCATTTCGCGTTGCAGCTGCCGAATGTACTATATTAGTTACAGCCATGACATTGATCCTGAACTAGCAACTCAGATTAAGCCACCTGAAGTTCTTGAGAACCAGGAAAAGGAAGATCTCCTAAAGAAGCAGGAAG GGGCTGTGGATACCTTCACCCTTATCCACCATGAGCTGGAAATTTCCACCAACCCAGCTCAGTATGCCATGATCCTGGACATTGTCAACAACTTGCTGCTCCACGTAGAACCTAAGCGGAAG GAGCATAGTGAGAAGAAGCAACGGGTCAGGTTCCAGCTTGAGATCTCTAGCAATCCAGAGGAGCAACGCAGCAGCATACTGCATTTGCAGGAGGCTGTGCGGCAGCATGTGGCCCAAATACGACAGCTTGAGAAGCAGATGTATTCTATCATGAAG TCTTTGCAGGATGACAGTAAGAATGAGAATCTGCTTGACCTGAACCAGAAGCTTCAGTTGCAGTTAAACCAGGAGAAGGCCAACCTGCAGCTGGAAAGTGAAGAACTGAATATCCTCATCAG GTGTTTTAAGGATTTCCAACTGCAGCGGGCTAACAAGATGGAGCTGCGAAAGCAGCAAGAAGATGTGAGTGTGGTCCGTCGCACTGAGTTTTACTTTGCTCAGGCACGGTGGCGCCTGACAGAGGAAGATGGACAGCTGGGAATTGCTGAATTAGAACTGCAGAGGTTCCTCTACAGCAAG GTGAATAAATCTGATGACACAGCAGAACATCTTCTGGAGTTGGGCTGGTTTACTATGAACAACCTCCTCCCCAATGCTGTCTATAAG GTAGTACTGCGGCCCCAGAGCTCCtgccagtctgggcgacagctAGCTCTCCGCCTCTTCAGCAAAGTTCGGCCCCCTGTTGGGGGTATCTCTGTTAAGGAGCATTTTGAG GTAAATGTGGTACCTCTCACCATCCAGCTGACACACCAGTTCTTCCATAGAATGATGGGCTTTTTCTTTCCTGGCCGAAGTGTGGAAGATGATGAAGTTGGTGATGAAGAGGATAAGTCCAAACTGGTGACTACTG GAATACCAGTGGTGAAGCCTCGGCAGCTGATTGCAACAGATGATGCAGTACCACTGGGCCCTGGGAAGGGTGTGGCACAGGGTTTGACTCGGAGTTCTGGGGTCAGAAGGTCATTTCGCAAATCTCCAGAG CACCCTGTGGATGACATTGACAAGATGAAAGAGCGAGCTGCCATGAACAACTCCTTCATCTACATAAAGATTCCACAGGTTCCACTGTGTGTCAGCTACAAG GGTGAGAAGAACAGTGTGGACTGGGGTGACCTTAACCTGGTGCTGCCCTGTCTGGAGTACCACAACAACACATGGACATGGCTAGACTTTGCCATGGCTGTCAAAAGGGACAGCCGCAAAGCCCTGGTTGCCCAG GTGATCAAAGAGAAGCTAAGACTGAAGCCTGCAACAGGCTCTGAGGTCCGGGGAAAGCTAGAAACTAAATCGGATCTGAACATGCAacagcaggaagaggaggagaaagccCGGCTCCTCATTGGTTTAAGTGTGGGCGACAAGAACCCTGGCAAGAAGTCCATCTTTGGCAGGCGCAAATGA
- the KIAA0100 gene encoding protein KIAA0100 homolog isoform X6 — MYLYQHILATLQCRDLLRATVFPETVPSLALETSGTISELEGRAPEPLPPKRLLNLTLEVSTAKLTAFVAEDKFITLAAENVSLSRHGGSLQAYCPELAAGFDGNSIFNFKEVEVQLLPELEEMILHRNPFPALQTLRNRVWLLSLGSVSVEFPYQYDFSRTLDEAVGVQKWLKGLHRGTHAWASSGPVPLPPDLLLKVQHFSWVFLDDIFEVKLHDNYELMKDESKESAKRLQLLDAKVAALRKQHGELLPARKIEELYASLERKNIEIYIQRSRRLYGNTPMRRALLTWSLAGLELVALADASFHGPEHVVEQVQELDPGSPFPPEGVDLVIQWCRMLKCNVKTFLVRIRDYPRYLFEIRDWRLMGRLVGTEQSGQPCSRRRQILHLGLPWGNVAVERNMPPLKFYHDFHSEIFQYTVVWGPCWDPAWTLIGQCVDLLTKPSADPSPPLPWWDKSRLLFHGDWHMDIEQANLHQLATEDPYNTTENMHWEWSHLSFHWKPGQFVFKGDLDINVRTASKYDDCCFLHLPDLCMTLDLQWLCHGNPHDHHSVTLRAPEFLPEVPLGQLHDSYRAFRSENLNLSIKMDLTRHSGTISQPRILLYSSTLRWMQNFWATWTSVTRPICRGKLFNNLKPSKKKLGQHYKQLSYTALFPQLQVHYWASFAQQRGIQIECSQGHVFTRGTQRLIPQAGTVMRRLISDWSVTQMVSDLSQVTVHLMASPTEENADHCLDPLVTKTHLLSLSSLTYQRHSNRTAEEELSTRDGDPTFHTHQLHLVDLRISWTTTNRDIAFGLYDGYKKAAVLKRNLSTEALKGLKIDPQMPAKKPKRGVPSSASAPPRANTPSFSGRPDKGSSGGAYMLQKLIEETDRFVVFTEEESGMSDQLCGIAACQTDDIYNRNCLIELVNCQMVLRGAETEGCVIVSAAKAQLLQCQHHPAWYGDTLKQKTSWTCLLDGMQYFATTESSPTEQDGRQLWLEVKNIEEHRQRSLDSVQELMESGQAVGGMVTTTTDWNQPAEAQQAQQVQRIISRCSCRMYYISYSHDIDPELATQIKPPEVLENQEKEDLLKKQEGAVDTFTLIHHELEISTNPAQYAMILDIVNNLLLHVEPKRKEHSEKKQRVRFQLEISSNPEEQRSSILHLQEAVRQHVAQIRQLEKQMYSIMKSLQDDSKNENLLDLNQKLQLQLNQEKANLQLESEELNILIRCFKDFQLQRANKMELRKQQEDVSVVRRTEFYFAQARWRLTEEDGQLGIAELELQRFLYSKVNKSDDTAEHLLELGWFTMNNLLPNAVYKVVLRPQSSCQSGRQLALRLFSKVRPPVGGISVKEHFEVNVVPLTIQLTHQFFHRMMGFFFPGRSVEDDEVGDEEDKSKLVTTGIPVVKPRQLIATDDAVPLGPGKGVAQGLTRSSGVRRSFRKSPEHPVDDIDKMKERAAMNNSFIYIKIPQVPLCVSYKGEKNSVDWGDLNLVLPCLEYHNNTWTWLDFAMAVKRDSRKALVAQVIKEKLRLKPATGSEVRGKLETKSDLNMQQQEEEEKARLLIGLSVGDKNPGKKSIFGRRK; from the exons ATGTACCTGTACCAGCATATCCTGGCCACTCTACAGTGCCGAGACCTACTAAGAGCCACTGTGTTTCCTGAGACTGTACCATCCCTTGCACTAGAGACTTCAGGAACCATTTCTGAGCTAGAAGGCCGTGCCCCTGAACCATTACCCCCAAAGCGGCTGCTAAACCTAACCCTGGAGGTGAGCACAGCCAAACTCACAGCTTTTGTAGCTGAGGATAAGTTCATTACCCTGGCTGCAGAGAATGTGTCACTGAGCCGGCATGGAGGTTCCTTGCAGGCATACTGTCCTGAGCTGGCAGCTGGCTTTGATGGCAATAGTATCTTCAACTtcaaggaggtggaggtgcagcTGCTGCCTGAGCTGGAAGAGATGATCCTCCACCGGAACCCCTTCCCTGCGCTGCAGACCCTCCGGAACCGTGTTTGGCTTCTCTCCCTCGGCTCAGTCTCAGTGGAGTTTCCTTATCAGTATGACTTTTCTCGAACTCTAGATGAGGCTGTGGGAGTTCAGAAGTGGCTGAAGGGACTGCATCGAGGGACTCATGCTTGGGCCTCTTCAGGCCCTGTCCCGCTCCCACCTGATCTACTCTTAAAGGTTCAGCACTTCTCATGGGTTTTCTTGGATGATATTTTTGAGGTGAAACTTCATGATAACTATGAGCTGATGAAGGATGAAAGTAAGGAGAGTGCCAAAAGACTGCAGCTACTGGATGCCAAAGTGGCCGCCCTTCGGAAGCAGCATGGGGAGTTATTGCCTGCCCGCAAAATTGAGGAGCTCTATGCCTCTTTGGAACGCAAAAACATTGAAATCTACATCCAGCGTTCCCGTCGTCTCTATGGCAACACACCCATGCGCCGGGCACTGCTCACTTGGAGCTTAGCAGGGCTAGAGCTGGTAGCTCTGGCAGATGCCTCTTTCCACGGTCCTGAGCATGTGGTAGAACAGGTTCAAGAGCTTGATCCAGGCAGCCCTTTTCCCCCTGAGGGAGTAGATCTTGTCATTCAGTGGTGTCGAATGCTCAAGTGCAATGTCAAGACCTTTCTGG TTCGGATCAGAGACTATCCACGGTACCTGTTTGAGATCCGTGACTGGCGGCTGATGGGTCGACTTGTGGGCACCGAGCAGAGTGGTCAGCCTTGCTCCCGTCGGCGTCAGATCTTGCACTTGGGGCTTCCGTGGGGTAACGTGGCAGTGGAGAGGAACATGCCGCCACTCAAATTCTACCATGACTTCCACT CGGAAATATTCCAGTACACAGTGGTATGGGGCCCATGCTGGGATCCAGCCTGGACACTGATTGGCCAGTGTGTGGACCTCTTGACCAAGCCCTCAGCTGACCCCAGCCCACCTTTGCCCTGGTGGGACAAGAGCCGTCTTTTGTTCCATGGAGACTGGCACATGGACATTGAACAGGCGAACCTGCACCAGCTGGCCACTGAG GATCCATACAACACAACTGAAAATATGCACTGGGAGTGGAGCCACCTGTCTTTTCATTGGAAACCTGGTCAGTTTGTGTTCAAGGGTGACTTGGATATCAACGTGAGAACAGCCTCTAA GTATGACGACTGCTGCTTCCTTCACCTGCCTGACCTCTGCATGACACTGGACCTGCAGTGGCTGTGCCATGGGAACCCCCATGATCACCATAGTGTCACTCTGCGGGCCCCAGAGTTCCTGCCTGAGGTGCCCTTGGGCCAGCTTCATGACTCCTACCGGGCCTTTCGCTCGGAGAACCTCAATCTCTCCATCAAGATGGATCTGACTCGGCACAGTGGAA CAATATCCCAACCCCGAATTCTGCTATATAGTAGTACCCTGCGCTGGATGCAGAACTTCTGGGCAACTTGGACTAGTGTCACAAGGCCTATCTGCAGGGGAAAGCTCTTCAATAACCTGAAACCCAGCAAGAAGAAACTTGGTCAGCACTACAAGCAACTTTCCTATACAGCCCTCTTTCCCCAGCTGCAG GTACATTATTGGGCCTCATTTGCCCAGCAACGGGGCATCCAGATTGAGTGCAGTCAGGGCCATGTCTTTACTCGAGGGACTCAGCGGCTTATACCTCAAG CAGGCACAGTAATGCGGCGCCTTATCTCTGATTGGAGTGTTACCCAGATGGTGAGTGACCTAAGTCAGGTGACCGTTCACCTGATGGCCTCACCCACTGAAGAGAATGCTGATCACTGTCTTGATCCTTTGGTAACAAAGACCCACCTGCTGAGCTTATCCTCCCTCACCTACCAACGGCATAGCAATCGCACAGCTGAGGAG GAGCTCTCTACTCGTGATGGGGATCCTACCTTTCATACACATCAGCTGCACTTAGTAGATTTACGGATTTCCTGGACAACTACTAATCGAGACATTGCCTTTGGATTATATGATGGCTACAAAAAGGCAGCTGTACTCAAACGTAATCTCTCTACGGAGGCCCTGAAGGGGTTAAAGATTGATCCACAGATGCCAGCCAAAAAGCCAAAGCGGGGTGTCCCAAGTAGTGCCTCAGCCCCACCTCGTGCTAACACTCCCAGCTTCAGTGGACGGCCTGATAAGGGGTCATCAGGAG GTGCTTACATGTTGCAGAAACTAATTGAAGAGACAGACAGGTTTGTAGTGTTCACAGAAGAGGAATCAGGCATGAGTGACCAGTTGTGTGGCATTGCTGCCTGCCAGACGGATGACATATACAACCGAAACTGCCTTATTGAACTGGTCAACTGTCAG ATGGTTCTTCGTGGAGCAGAGACAGAAGGCTGTGTCATTGTGTCAGCTGCCAAAGCCCAACTGCTGCAGTGCCAGCACCATCCAGCCTGGTATGGTGATACATTGAAGCAAAAGACATCCTGGACTTGCCTCTTGGATGGCATGCAGTACTTTGCCACCACTGAGAGCAGCCCCACGGAGCAGGATGGCCGACAGCTCTGGTTAGAG GTGAAGAATATCGAGGAGCACCGGCAGCGTAGTTTGGACTCTGTGCAGGAGCTGATGGAGAGTGGGCAGGCAGTGGGCGGCATGGTTACCACAACCACAG ATTGGAACCAGCCAGCTGAAGCACAACAAGCCCAGCAAGTCCAGCGGATCATTTCGCGTTGCAGCTGCCGAATGTACTATATTAGTTACAGCCATGACATTGATCCTGAACTAGCAACTCAGATTAAGCCACCTGAAGTTCTTGAGAACCAGGAAAAGGAAGATCTCCTAAAGAAGCAGGAAG GGGCTGTGGATACCTTCACCCTTATCCACCATGAGCTGGAAATTTCCACCAACCCAGCTCAGTATGCCATGATCCTGGACATTGTCAACAACTTGCTGCTCCACGTAGAACCTAAGCGGAAG GAGCATAGTGAGAAGAAGCAACGGGTCAGGTTCCAGCTTGAGATCTCTAGCAATCCAGAGGAGCAACGCAGCAGCATACTGCATTTGCAGGAGGCTGTGCGGCAGCATGTGGCCCAAATACGACAGCTTGAGAAGCAGATGTATTCTATCATGAAG TCTTTGCAGGATGACAGTAAGAATGAGAATCTGCTTGACCTGAACCAGAAGCTTCAGTTGCAGTTAAACCAGGAGAAGGCCAACCTGCAGCTGGAAAGTGAAGAACTGAATATCCTCATCAG GTGTTTTAAGGATTTCCAACTGCAGCGGGCTAACAAGATGGAGCTGCGAAAGCAGCAAGAAGATGTGAGTGTGGTCCGTCGCACTGAGTTTTACTTTGCTCAGGCACGGTGGCGCCTGACAGAGGAAGATGGACAGCTGGGAATTGCTGAATTAGAACTGCAGAGGTTCCTCTACAGCAAG GTGAATAAATCTGATGACACAGCAGAACATCTTCTGGAGTTGGGCTGGTTTACTATGAACAACCTCCTCCCCAATGCTGTCTATAAG GTAGTACTGCGGCCCCAGAGCTCCtgccagtctgggcgacagctAGCTCTCCGCCTCTTCAGCAAAGTTCGGCCCCCTGTTGGGGGTATCTCTGTTAAGGAGCATTTTGAG GTAAATGTGGTACCTCTCACCATCCAGCTGACACACCAGTTCTTCCATAGAATGATGGGCTTTTTCTTTCCTGGCCGAAGTGTGGAAGATGATGAAGTTGGTGATGAAGAGGATAAGTCCAAACTGGTGACTACTG GAATACCAGTGGTGAAGCCTCGGCAGCTGATTGCAACAGATGATGCAGTACCACTGGGCCCTGGGAAGGGTGTGGCACAGGGTTTGACTCGGAGTTCTGGGGTCAGAAGGTCATTTCGCAAATCTCCAGAG CACCCTGTGGATGACATTGACAAGATGAAAGAGCGAGCTGCCATGAACAACTCCTTCATCTACATAAAGATTCCACAGGTTCCACTGTGTGTCAGCTACAAG GGTGAGAAGAACAGTGTGGACTGGGGTGACCTTAACCTGGTGCTGCCCTGTCTGGAGTACCACAACAACACATGGACATGGCTAGACTTTGCCATGGCTGTCAAAAGGGACAGCCGCAAAGCCCTGGTTGCCCAG GTGATCAAAGAGAAGCTAAGACTGAAGCCTGCAACAGGCTCTGAGGTCCGGGGAAAGCTAGAAACTAAATCGGATCTGAACATGCAacagcaggaagaggaggagaaagccCGGCTCCTCATTGGTTTAAGTGTGGGCGACAAGAACCCTGGCAAGAAGTCCATCTTTGGCAGGCGCAAATGA